From Mytilus galloprovincialis chromosome 9, xbMytGall1.hap1.1, whole genome shotgun sequence, the proteins below share one genomic window:
- the LOC143045944 gene encoding exosome complex component RRP46-like, whose amino-acid sequence MKTDDNHVDKVMREMTCELGQLTRCDGDACLMQGETCVTTAIYGPTEVRMNKEILDRATVEVVYKSKVGLPGCAEKMFERIIRNTCETMILTTAHPRSGINIIIQEMQNTGSYLACCINSACLALLDAGVSLKFLVAAVTCLINNEGEIILDPNSKQEKDGKALLTFVFDNKDFNIVTVNTKGSYSSKQFKDCTSLCKTSSKQVFEFYKKSMEKLLSKDNFVK is encoded by the coding sequence ATGAAGACAGATGATAATCATGTTGACAAAGTTATGCGTGAAATGACTTGTGAACTTGGACAATTAACACGCTGTGATGGCGATGCATGTTTAATGCAGGGAGAAACATGTGTAACCACAGCTATTTATGGCCCAACAGAGGTTCGAATGAACAAAGAGATTCTTGATAGAGCTACAGTAGAAGTTGTTTACAAATCAAAAGTAGGACTTCCAGGTTGTGCTGAGAAAATGTTTGAAAGGATAATTCGTAACACATGTGAGACCATGATTCTTACAACCGCTCATCCTAGGTCTGGTATAAATATTATTATCCAAGAAATGCAAAATACTGGTTCCTATTTGGCATGCTGTATAAATTCAGCTTGTCTTGCTCTGTTGGATGCAGGAGTAAGTTTGAAATTTCTTGTAGCAGCAGTTACATGTCTTATTAACaatgaaggggagataattcttgATCCAAATAGCAAACAGGAAAAAGATGGAAAAGCTTTATTAACATTTGTATTCGACAATAAAGATTTCAACATTGTAACAGTGAATACCAAAGGAAGCTACTCATCAAAACAGTTCAAAGATTGTACATCATTGTGTAAAACCTCGAGCaaacaagtgtttgaattttataagAAATCTATGGAAAAGTTGTTAAGTAAagacaattttgtaaaatga
- the LOC143045945 gene encoding putative ATP-dependent RNA helicase DDX5 produces the protein MSYRGRDHNSGRSDRKGYGDYGGSDLPKAFGSTSHNFRDGGSGGRGGGGYGGRGRGGRGGGGGGFGGRGGSFGGGQRNKNDQPGANLHKPKWDMGRLMTFEKNFYKEHPNVSARQQHEIMTYYTSKQISVKGNNLPKPVLQFEEATFPDYVMQSIQRQNWERPTAIQSVGWPAALSGRDMVGIAQTGSGKTAGFMLPAIVHIMNQPHLLRGDGPIVLVLVPTRELAQQVQEVANEFGRQSRIRNVCVYGGSPKGPQIRDLERGSEICIATPGRLIDLLEAEKTTLKRCTYLVLDEADRMLDMGFEPQIRKIVEQIRPDRQTLMWSATWPKEVKTLADEFLSDNIMMNIGALQIHANHNILQIIDVCTETEKDYKLMKLLDEIMQEKENKTIVFTETKRRADELTRRMRREGWPVMCIHGDKNQQERDWVLQEFRVGKTPILIATDVASRGLDVDDIKFVINFDYPNSSEDYVHRIGRTARANNTGTAYTFFTQNNCKQAADLISVLREANQQVNPKLVQLGESARFLGKGRNRYSRGGGGGRDDRRGGGGRFGDRDSSRGGRGGGFGNKGGSYGSGGGAGGRSGYGASSGGSSFGGANRSSGFSNGGQKGFGNTTGATKGFGNTTGATKGFGNTTGAQKGFGNTSGGQKGFGNTSGGYSQSSGSYNQTQEGGGHYNLRHPQHDASQGQMNGYNNGYSGQYTQQQWGNQWNTSSQPPLPAGNPPKIPPPPPV, from the exons ATGTCATACAGAGGAAGAGACCACAATTCTGGGCGATCAGATCGTAAAGG ATATGGAGACTATGGTGGAAGTGACCTCCCAAAAGCATTTGGATCAACCAGTCATAATTTTAGAGATGGTGGTAGTGGTGGACGAGGTGGGGGAGGCTATGGTGGTAGAGGCAGAGGAGGAAGAGGTGGTGGGGGAGGAGGATTTGGTGGACGTGGAGGAAGTTTTGGTGGAGGACAGAGAAATAAAAATGATCAGCCAGGAGCAAACTTACATAAACCAAAATGGGACATGGGCCGCCTTATGACCTTTGAGAAAAATTTCTACAAAGAACATCCAAATGTTTCAGCACGACAACAG CATGAAATTATGACTTACTACACATCAAAGCAGATTTCAGTTAAAGGAAATAATTTGCCCAAACCAGTATTACAGTTTGAAGAAGCAACTTTTCCAG ATTATGTTATGCAGAGTATCCAAAGACAAAATTGGGAAAGGCCAACAGCTATACAATCTGTTGGATGGCCTGCAGCACTAAGTGGCAGGGATATGGTTGGAATAGCACAAACTGGTTCAGGAAAAACTGCAGGG ttcaTGTTACCAGCTATTGTACACATAATGAATCAGCCACATCTACTAAGAGGAGATGGACCAATT GTTCTAGTCTTAGTGCCAACAAGAGAACTTGCCCAACAAGTACAGGAAGTTGCTAATGAATTTGGAAGACAATCAAGGATCAGAAATGTTTGTGTATATGGTGGATCTCCCAAAGGACCACAAATCAGAGATTTAGAAAGAG GATCTGAAATATGTATAGCCACTCCAGGCAGATTAATAGATTTACTGGAAGCAGAAAAAACAACGCTGAAAAGATGTACATACTTAGTATTAGATGAAGCTGACAGAATGTTGGACATGGGGTTTGAACCACAAATCAGAAAAATTGTAGAACAAATTAGA CCTGATAGACAAACTTTGATGTGGAGTGCTACTTGGCCAAAAGAAGTCAAAACATTAGCAGATGAATTTCTGAGTGATAACATCATGATGAATATAGGAGCCCTTCAAATTCATGCCAATCATAATATACTACAGATAATTGATGTGTGTACAGAAACCGAAAAAGACTACAA atTGATGAAATTATTAGACGAAATAAtgcaagaaaaagaaaataaaacaatagtaTTCACAGAAACAAAGAGAAGAGCTGATGAATTGACGAGACGAATGAGAAGAGAAGG ATGGCCAGTAATGTGTATACATGGAGATAAAAATCAACAAGAAAGAGATTGGGTTCTACAAG AATTCAGAGTAGGAAAAACGCCAATACTAATAGCCACAGATGTAGCGTCCAGAGGTCTAG ATGTAGACGATATCAAATTTGTGATAAACTTTGATTATCCAAACTCATCAGAGGACTATGTTCATAGAATAGGCAGAACAGCTCGTGCAAACAACACAGGAACAGCATACACATTCTTCACACAAAATAACTGTAAACAGGCTGCAGATTTGATAAGTGTACTACGTGAAGCCAACCAACAAGTTAATCCAAAACTAGTGCAACTTGGAGAAAGTGCTAGATTCTTAGGAAAAG GTCGTAATCGTTATAGTAGAGGAGGAGGTGGTGGACGGGACGACAGGAGAGGAGGAGGAGGACGTTTTGGTGATCGTGATTCAAGCAGAGGGGGTCGTGGGGGTGGGTTTGGGAATAAGGGTGGTTCATATGGATCTGGTGGAGGTGCAGGGGGTCGTTCAGGGTATGGGGCCAGTTCTGGGGGATCTAGTTTTGGTGGAGCAAATCGCAGTAGTGGATTTAGCAATGGGGGACAAAAAGGATTCGGAAATACTACTGGAGCTACTAAAGGATTTGGAAATACAACTGGAGCAACAAAAGGATTTGGAAATACAACTGGAGCACAAAAAGGATTCGGAAATACTAGTGGAGGACAGAAAGGATTTGGAAATACTAGTGGTGGTTATAGCCAGTCTAGTGGAAGTTATAATCAAACACAAGAAGGAGGTGGACATTATAATTTACGTCATCCACAACATGACGCATCACAGGGCCAAATGAATGGCTATAATAATGGTTACAGTGGACAATACACTCAGCAGCAATGGGGTAATCAGTGGAATACTTCTTCTCAACCTCCATTACCAGCTGGTAATCCACCCAAAATACCCCCTCCTCCACCAGTATAA